TGACGACTTCGGCCGTGATGCCGCGAACATTGTCGGCATGTTCCAGGCAATGCTTCACCAGCTTGGCGCTGGCCAGCACCTCGTGCGAGCCCGGCGGATGCTTGCTCGGCCCCACGACGATCAACACGTGCGCCGGCGTGCTTTGAGCAGCGGCGTTCGCCGAGACGAGCGACACCATGCCCAGCGTCGCGACCAGCGCGGCAATCATCGTTCGAGCAGCATTCGTCGCCATGATTCGCATACTCATCAGTCGTTAGCAGTTTGCCAGCGGACATTAGCCCCCGGTCAATGACCGGGGGCGTACGAGCATCAATCTCGTCTATCTCTCGCCGAAATCAGTGGGTAGCACCGACAACTAGTTGTCGGTGTCGCGCAGCGACAAGAGGACAATGGAGAATCGAACCAAACCCTCTTGCGGCTCCGCCGCCCGGACAAGCAAGTTGTCCGGGCCACCCCACATACTTCGTGTCGCCGTCAGTTTAACCCGCCGCCGCCAATGCCGTCCCATGCACGCCAAGCAAGCCATCGATCTCACTCAAATCATCGCCGCTCAATTGCCAATCGCCGGCGGCTGCGGTCTCTTCAATCTGCGCCGGGCGGCGGGCTCCGACGATGGCCGCGGTCACTTCGCCGCGCCGCAGCACCCAGGCGAGGGCCACGTGCGCCACCGTGTGGCCGTGCCGAGCGGCAATCTGGCGCAAGCCCTCGACCAGCGCCAAGTTGGCCGACAGCTTCGGCTCGTGAAACTGCACGTCGTTCCGGCGGTGATCTTCGGCCGCGAGTTGTTCGATCCACTCGTGCGTGATCTTGCCGGTGAGCAGCCCCTTTTGCATCGGGCTATAGGCCACGACGCCAATCTGGTTCGCTCCGCAAAACGGCAACAGCTCGGCCTCGACGCCGCGGGCCAGCATGCTGTACGGCGGCTGCAACGACGCGATCGGGTGAAGCTGCTGGATTCGCTTGAGTTGGGCCACGCTGAAGTTGCTGACGCCGCCGTAACGAATCTTGCCGGCGCGGACCAGGTCGGCCACCACGCCCCAAGCTTCTTCGATGTCCTCGTCGGGCTGCGGCCAGTGCATCTGATACAGGTCGATCACATCGACCCCCAACCGGCGCAAGCTGGCCTCGACCTCGGCCATCACACTGGCCCGCTTCAGGCGTGGGAACAACTGCCGCTGCTCGTCCCAACAGCGGCCGCACTTGGTGGCGACGATCGGGCGTTGCTTCAAGCCGCGTAGGGCACGGCCGACCACTTCTTCGCAATGCCCCAGCCCGTAGGCCGGAGCGGTGTCGATCCAGTTGATGCCCACGTCGAGGGCGCGGTGAATCGTGCGGATCGATTCCTCGTCGTCCTGCGGCCCCCAGCCGAACTTCCAATTGCCACCCCCAATGGCCCAAGTACCCAGGCCGATGCGAGTGAGTTCCAGCGACGTGTTGCCAAGCCGTTTGGTGAGCATGCGAGTGAGAACCTGCGGGCGGTGTGGGTGGCGAGAAAGTTGAAGGAGGGCAGTGCAAACCGCTTCGATTTACCTTGGCAGCCCGGGCAGGTCAACCGTCTGGGCGTTTTGCTGCCTGGTAGGGTGCTCTGTGAGCACCGTTTTTTCAATTCTTGGCCGTGCCCGATCGCGCCAAGTTGTTCGGCTCGCAGCGCGATGATTTGGTGCCCACAGGGCACCCTACAAAGACCTCGCCTCTTCTACAAATGCACCGGCACGAAGCGTTGCTGTTCGTCGGGCAGGCGCGGGGCAGGGGGGTCGAGCCAGGGAATCGGCTCCTGCCGGGCGGTGTGTTCGCGGACCCGATTTTTGAATTCGGTGACCACCGTGCCAAGCGCCATCCGCTCGTTGGCCGCCGTGCATTCGATGCCATCCAGATTCGCGACTCGAGCGCGCACACGCCCCTCGGCGATTTGGGCGACGTACACCGTGCAGCCGAACACCGGCACATTGGCCATCGGGAAGTTGCCTTCGTTGCTCATGCACCGTCACCCGCCCACTAGGGTTTCTGTTCCAGCCATTGCACCGCGTCAGCGATCACGTACTTACCCTCGGTGCCGTCGGTGCCGATGCGAACCCAGCCGTTGCGCCCCGCGCGAAACCTGAACACCCCCAGCGTGCGGAACAGCCGGCCATGCTCGGGCACTTCCTGCTGGTTGATGCGAACGACTGTCTCGCCGTCGGCATGGTGAATGGTGACGGGCGTGTTGGTGGCCCGGCGGACATTGTAACAGTGGGCCAGCCGCACCTCGTACCGGCCATCGCGCGGCAAGTCGGGCGTGAAGGTGACCGACTTCTGACCTTTGCCGTCCTTCTGATCGTGCAGATAGCCCAGCCCGACGTGCGGCGGCGTATGGGTCGAGTATTGCCAGGTGCCGACCAGCGTGGCAGCCGTCTCGTCAACGACAATGCCCGGCAGCGCCGCCGGATCGGCGACAATGAAGGGCACAAGTTCAGGCTTGTCGACTTCGCCCGGCGCGTGTGAATTGGCCACGGCTTGCGGATGGGGCTTTAACTGGGTAGCCGGCTCGGCGGGCTCGGCGCCGACTGATGAGAAGGCGAGCACAAGCAACATCAAAACCGACAGTAGTGCGACCGCTTTCAACGACATTGATACGAGAATCCACAAGACTTTGGCCGATCGGCGAGGGACGGGGCTATTGTAGCTTCCCTCGGGATGGTCTGAAGCCAGACATTGCACCAAATAAACACCCTGTTCGGCGCGTCTTTCTTTCCGTGGCGAGGGCGTTTTCGCCGGGCCGCTAGCTGTTGGGCATCGTTCCGAACTTCCCATGCGCGGGGATCTTATGCGTCGTGAATTTCGATTCCTGGTCGGTTCGCTCGTCGGTGTTGCCTTCGCGGTCAGCCTGTTGAGTTCAGCGGCGTCGACCGCCTGGGCCGCCAATGCCTCGGGCAAGCCGAACATTGTAGTCATCGTGGCCGACGACTTGGGGAATCGTGACCTCGGGGTGCAAGGTTGCACCGACTGCCCGACGCCGCACATTGACTCGCTGGCCGCCGGCGGCATTCGCTGCACCAACGGTTACGTCAGCGGACCCTATTGCAGCCCGACCCGCGCCGGGCTGTTGACCGGGCGTTATCAGCAACGCTTTGGCCACGAGTTCAACCCCGGTCCGCCGGGGGAACCGGGCGAAGAAGTCAAAGGGCTCGATCTGAATCAGGTCACGCTGGCCGACCGGTTGCGCGCGGCGGGTTACGCGACCGGCATGGTCGGCAAGTGGCACCTGGGGGCCACGCCGCAGTTCCATCCCACGCAGCGCGGCTTTCAAGAATACTTCGGCTTCCTCGGCGGCGCGCTGACGTACCTGCCCGACAGGCCCAAGGGGAAAGACAACATCTATCGTGGCACCGAGCCGGTGAAGGAGACCGAGTACCTGACCGACGCCTTCGCGCGCGAGGCGGTCGCCTATATCGACCGGCACGCGAAGGAGCCGTTCTTCTTGTACCTGACCTTCAACGCGGTTCACACGCCGATGGAAGCGACCGACAAGTACCTGGCACGCTTCGCCAAGATCGAAGATCAGCGCCGGCGCACCTATTGCGCCATGTTGTCGGCGATGGACGACGCGGTGGGGCAGGTACTTGGCAAGCTGCGCACCGCGGGCATCGAAGAGAACACACTGATCTTTTTTGTCAGCGACAACGGTGGCCCAAGCGGTGCCAACGGCTCGATCAATCTGCCGCTGCGTGGCAACAAAGCGACGACTTGGGAAGGGGGCGTGCGGGTGCCGTACCTGGTCCAGTGGAAAGCCCGGCTGCCGCAAGGCAAGACCTACGATCAACCGGTGATCCAGCTCGACTTCCTGCCCACGGCGCTGGCCGCCGCCGGCAGTACGACCACGCCGGCCGACAAGCTGGACGGGGTTGACTTGTTGCCGTACCTGGCGGGCGAGAAGTCCGGTGCGCCGCACGCGGCCCTATACTGGCGGTTTGGCGAGCAGATGGCGATTCGCAAGGGCGATTGGAAGCTGCTGCGCGCGCCGAACGACGGCGCCACGCGAGGCGGACTGAACCGCGAGATGACGTCGGGCATGTTGGTGAACCTGGCCAACGACATTGGCGAAGAGCACGACGTGGCATCGGCCAATCCCGATAAGGCCCGCGAGTTGCAGGCCGCCTGGGACGCGTGGAACAAGGACAACGTACCGGCCAAGTGGGGCCCCGCGGCCAAGAAGAAGCAACCGCAGCCGGCCGCGAGGAAGCGAAAACGGACGGCGTGAGCGATTAGAAGATGCCGGCCCCAAGCTGTTACAAGTGGTTCAGGTACTTCACATAGGCAATCGTCCACGCCAGTCGTCGACCAGCGCGTCCTGGCAGGCACGTCGCCCCGGCCGGCAGCGCGGCGGCCAGCGTGTCGTCATCGAGCGCGTCGAACGGCCAGGGAGATTGCATGTCGATGCTCTTGAGCAACAGCCAGCGGCCGGGATCGTGGCCGACGTGACTCAGTAGTCGTGGCGTGCTCTGGTTAAACGCCACCAGCAAGTCATCGGGCCGCACAAACGCTCGCCAGCGATCTTCAAACTCGCCGAGCGTCGCCCCGCCGGCAAAGGTCTCGGCCGGTAGCGCCAGGTGTCCGAGAAACGCATTGGACAAGGGACTCATCGGCGCGAGCGCGCAACAAAGCCGCTCGCCGCTGCCAATCCGCTCGGCCACCCAATAGAGCGGCGCTAGCGAGTTGGGGTCACAGCCTCGCCCTCCCTGGGCCGACTCGCCATACGCGACAACCACGTGATCCAAGCTCCCCAGCAAGGCCGCGGGCACATTGCCGAGCGCGGGCCGGCGGCGCTTGGTGTGCCGCTCGCGGCATTCGACTTTGGGATGGGACAATTGCCGCTCGACCATCACGTTGAAAGCGTTTAACAACTCAGCCAACCCGACGGTCGCCGGCTCACAAGCGGTGAGCGCCGCCACCGCGGCCTCGACGGTCGACAGCGCCAGCGGGTTGGGCTGGCGGCGGATGCGGAACCGGCTGGGCTGTTGTGGCGTGAGCTGGAAGCGCGGCAACGTCCGCAGCGCAGGGATATCGCGGAGCAAGGTCTTGGCATGGTGCCAGGTCCCGTCCAGGATCACCAATTGCTCGGGCAGCGCGTCGCGCGGCACGGCATCGAGCGTCAACGAATCGGGCTCCGGATACAGCAAACCGGCGCGGGGTGCCAAGGACAGCCTGCCGGCCAGTTCGCCTGGATGACCGATCAAGAGTTGCGAATTGCGCAGCGCTCGGTGGACCATCCGCGCCGTGTTGAAGGGATGAAACCGCTCGCGCGCGTGTTGAACAATGAGCACCTGGGTGCGATTGTCGATTTGCGGCACGGCGTCGCAATAGCATTCATGGCGCGGCCTGAAGCATGCGTAGCAACGCTTGCTCGTCGCCGGTTCTGCCATTTCAGATGGTTGTTCGATCGTCGCCACGCGTTGCTGCCCCCTAGAGCGTCTCTTCCCAGACCGTGCGGTAACCGCCGACCTGTTCCACGTATTCTAACAGCCGGGCGTAAAATGGGTCATGCGACAAGGTCGCGCTGTCGCCCACGATCAGCAGCTTACGCCGGGCGCGTGTCATGGCCACGTTCATCCGCCGCACGTCGGCCAGGAACCCGATCTCCCCCGCCGTGTTTGAACGGACTAGCGAGATGACGACCGCTTCTTTCTCGCGCCCCTGAAACCCGTCGACGGTGTCGATCTCAAGGCCGGGCAGATCGAGCCGCTCGCGCAGCAACCGGACCTGGGCCGCGTAGGGAGAGATGACCGCAATGTCGGCGGCCGGCACGCCCGCGTTGACGATCGCCGTCACCTTGTGCGCCACCAACGCGGCCTCGCGTGGGTTGCAGCGACTTTCGCCGTCGGGTTCCAATTGCTCGTCGTAGTCGGCGCCGGCAGTGTCGATAAACTCGACGGGCAACGACGTTAGCGACTCGCTCGCCACGCCCGACAGATCGGTGAGCAGGTGTTCGCGCACCGAGGCGTCGGCGACCAGTTCATCGTCGTAGAACTCGCGCGACGAGAATGCCATGATCGATTGATGCATGCGGTACTGCTCGACCAGTCGCCGCGTCACTTGGGTGCCATACCGCCCGACCAGCCGCTCGAACAGACTGACGCTCAGCCCGCCGTTTACGGCCTCGGGCGAGATGACCGTCGGCGGCAACTGGCAATGGTCGCCGGCCAGCACCACGCGCCCGGCGCGCAAGATCGGCGGCCAGCAACCGGGCTCGGTGCTCTGACACGCTTCGTCGATCACCACCAGGTCAAAGTTCAATTGCCCGAGCACCTGGCTATCGAGCCCAGTGGTGGTGGCACAGACGACGCGCGCACGGCTGAGAATGTCTTCGGCCGCTTGCGACTCCAACCGCCGCGCGTCGGCCAGCCGGCTGCGAGCGTCCTGGCGCAACTCCTGTCGCGCGCCGGGCTCGGGCTTGGCCCGCGTGTAGCGACTGGCCTTGCGGAACAGGGCGAGGGCTTCTTTGACCAGCTTGCGAGCCAGTCGCACGTCGTGATGTTCGTCGACCAGGTAGTCGAGCGTGTGCTGCCGAAGCGTGTCGAGCACTCGGGCCGGATGACCAAGACGCACCGCCGATTCGCCGAGCGCGACGAGCCGTTCCATCATGTTATCGACAGCCAGATTGCTTGGTGCGCAGGCCAGCACCTTCTCGCCGCGGCGAACCGCCTGGCGAATCAACTCGATCACGGTCGTCGTCTTGCCGGTCCCCGGCGGCCCGTGGATCAGCGCCACGTCCTCGGCCGCCAGCGCGAAGCGGACGGCGTCTTGCTGGGCCGGATTCAAGGCCAGCTCCCATTCGATCGGCTGGTCAGCCGATTTCTTTTCGCGCGGTTCGCGCTCGCCCAAGAGGACACGCCGCAGTTCGGTAAGCCGATCCCCCTTGGCGCCGGCAGCCCGGGATAATGCTTGCTGCTGGCGGTCGCTGGCGATTTCATCGCTCGACAAATCGACCCGCCACGCCCCTTCGTCGGTGTCCTCGGGTTCGCGGTCGATCACCACTCGCAGCTCGCGATCGCCGCGCTCGACGACCACCCCGCGCGATTCGAACTCGCCTGCCTCGCCGGCGCGCGAAACGATCACGGGCGCGCCGGAGTTCAACCGATGCCAGGGCAAGCCCAGCGTCCGGTTGCGCTTAACGAAGCTCAGAATGAACCTGCCGCCGAGACCGGTATCGACGTCCGTCACGACCAGATCGACCAGGGCCGTGCCCGATCGCTCGGCCGCCGAGGGGGACAGCCGGCGACGCTGTTCGCCCGCGCGGCGCAGCTCCTCGCGGCTTTCCATTTGCAATAGGCGCGACAAACGCTGGAAGTGGTCGCCGGCGTCAACGGGCGCGGACTTCGATTCGGCGCGAACCCGAATGCGCCGATCGTTCAGCGATGCGCCATCGAGCGATTGAACCAAGCGCCCCGCCCAATCGTCGGGAATCTCGGCTGTGGCGCGATTGCCCTGCACGTCGAGACGGCCGACCTTGCCGCCGCTTAGCCCTGACTGGTCGCAGATCAGCTTCAGGAGCTCTCCCTTGCTGGTCCGCGGCGGCAATGAATCGAAATGCAAGATCGCCATGCGAGTGGGTTTGATTCCTTCAGCCAACCAAGCTTTATCCAAGGGTGGCCCAGCCGCTAGCCGGCTGGGTCGCGCAGCGACAAGAAGAACGGGCGACGTCGCACATTCTTCTTGTTGCTACGCAACACGGCCGACGAGCGGCCGTGCCATCCGATTTCGATTACCTCAAATAGTAGACGCCACCAATAAGGTGCATGGAATGCACCCTACAATGCGTCCGCCGCCCAGGCTGGCGCTTCAGCCGAGAACGTCGTACGCTCGCCCGAGATCGGATGGACGAACGTGATGCTCTTAGCGAACAGACACAACGGCGGATCGTCCACGCCGCCGGTCTGGGTTTCGCCATGTTGCCGGTTGGCCAGGTACGACTGGTCGCCGACGATCGGCCAACCCAACTGCCACAGGTGAACGCGAATCTGGTTCGTGCGGCCAGTCAGCGGGCGCACCTCGAGCAACGTCGTGCCGTCGGCCAGGCGCTTTAACACCCGGAACTCGGTTCGCGCCGGCAGGCCCGCCGCTTCGTCAACCGCGCGCAGGCCGGTTTCGAGCGCCTCGGCGCTGATCGGCGCGTCGCAGGCGAATTGATCCTCGGGCGGGTGTCCTTGCACCCGGGCCAGGTACGTCTTTTCAACTTCGCCGTATTCAAACTGCGGCTGGACCAGGCTGGCAAAGTGCCGCGTCCGCGTGAACACGACCAGGCCGCTGGTGTTGGCGTCGAGTCGATGTGCTGGGCGTGGCTTCTGTGGTTCGTAGACGGTTTGCAAGAACGATTGCAGCGTGTTCCGG
The window above is part of the Planctomycetota bacterium genome. Proteins encoded here:
- a CDS encoding xanthan lyase, which gives rise to MSLKAVALLSVLMLLVLAFSSVGAEPAEPATQLKPHPQAVANSHAPGEVDKPELVPFIVADPAALPGIVVDETAATLVGTWQYSTHTPPHVGLGYLHDQKDGKGQKSVTFTPDLPRDGRYEVRLAHCYNVRRATNTPVTIHHADGETVVRINQQEVPEHGRLFRTLGVFRFRAGRNGWVRIGTDGTEGKYVIADAVQWLEQKP
- a CDS encoding AAA family ATPase — its product is MAILHFDSLPPRTSKGELLKLICDQSGLSGGKVGRLDVQGNRATAEIPDDWAGRLVQSLDGASLNDRRIRVRAESKSAPVDAGDHFQRLSRLLQMESREELRRAGEQRRRLSPSAAERSGTALVDLVVTDVDTGLGGRFILSFVKRNRTLGLPWHRLNSGAPVIVSRAGEAGEFESRGVVVERGDRELRVVIDREPEDTDEGAWRVDLSSDEIASDRQQQALSRAAGAKGDRLTELRRVLLGEREPREKKSADQPIEWELALNPAQQDAVRFALAAEDVALIHGPPGTGKTTTVIELIRQAVRRGEKVLACAPSNLAVDNMMERLVALGESAVRLGHPARVLDTLRQHTLDYLVDEHHDVRLARKLVKEALALFRKASRYTRAKPEPGARQELRQDARSRLADARRLESQAAEDILSRARVVCATTTGLDSQVLGQLNFDLVVIDEACQSTEPGCWPPILRAGRVVLAGDHCQLPPTVISPEAVNGGLSVSLFERLVGRYGTQVTRRLVEQYRMHQSIMAFSSREFYDDELVADASVREHLLTDLSGVASESLTSLPVEFIDTAGADYDEQLEPDGESRCNPREAALVAHKVTAIVNAGVPAADIAVISPYAAQVRLLRERLDLPGLEIDTVDGFQGREKEAVVISLVRSNTAGEIGFLADVRRMNVAMTRARRKLLIVGDSATLSHDPFYARLLEYVEQVGGYRTVWEETL
- a CDS encoding sulfatase, with product MRREFRFLVGSLVGVAFAVSLLSSAASTAWAANASGKPNIVVIVADDLGNRDLGVQGCTDCPTPHIDSLAAGGIRCTNGYVSGPYCSPTRAGLLTGRYQQRFGHEFNPGPPGEPGEEVKGLDLNQVTLADRLRAAGYATGMVGKWHLGATPQFHPTQRGFQEYFGFLGGALTYLPDRPKGKDNIYRGTEPVKETEYLTDAFAREAVAYIDRHAKEPFFLYLTFNAVHTPMEATDKYLARFAKIEDQRRRTYCAMLSAMDDAVGQVLGKLRTAGIEENTLIFFVSDNGGPSGANGSINLPLRGNKATTWEGGVRVPYLVQWKARLPQGKTYDQPVIQLDFLPTALAAAGSTTTPADKLDGVDLLPYLAGEKSGAPHAALYWRFGEQMAIRKGDWKLLRAPNDGATRGGLNREMTSGMLVNLANDIGEEHDVASANPDKARELQAAWDAWNKDNVPAKWGPAAKKKQPQPAARKRKRTA
- a CDS encoding DTW domain-containing protein, translated to MAEPATSKRCYACFRPRHECYCDAVPQIDNRTQVLIVQHARERFHPFNTARMVHRALRNSQLLIGHPGELAGRLSLAPRAGLLYPEPDSLTLDAVPRDALPEQLVILDGTWHHAKTLLRDIPALRTLPRFQLTPQQPSRFRIRRQPNPLALSTVEAAVAALTACEPATVGLAELLNAFNVMVERQLSHPKVECRERHTKRRRPALGNVPAALLGSLDHVVVAYGESAQGGRGCDPNSLAPLYWVAERIGSGERLCCALAPMSPLSNAFLGHLALPAETFAGGATLGEFEDRWRAFVRPDDLLVAFNQSTPRLLSHVGHDPGRWLLLKSIDMQSPWPFDALDDDTLAAALPAGATCLPGRAGRRLAWTIAYVKYLNHL
- a CDS encoding aldo/keto reductase; protein product: MLTKRLGNTSLELTRIGLGTWAIGGGNWKFGWGPQDDEESIRTIHRALDVGINWIDTAPAYGLGHCEEVVGRALRGLKQRPIVATKCGRCWDEQRQLFPRLKRASVMAEVEASLRRLGVDVIDLYQMHWPQPDEDIEEAWGVVADLVRAGKIRYGGVSNFSVAQLKRIQQLHPIASLQPPYSMLARGVEAELLPFCGANQIGVVAYSPMQKGLLTGKITHEWIEQLAAEDHRRNDVQFHEPKLSANLALVEGLRQIAARHGHTVAHVALAWVLRRGEVTAAIVGARRPAQIEETAAAGDWQLSGDDLSEIDGLLGVHGTALAAAG